One Cryptomeria japonica chromosome 9, Sugi_1.0, whole genome shotgun sequence genomic window carries:
- the LOC131076829 gene encoding transcription factor GTE9 produces MIDPPFVRDTVMKKSRKVLVRGSGFNMHRNQNYPCGKLESFVVSGRFESEMASEDSSTNKRKSVNLSCAGNKTDALGIPVHVFPISQMSRSEKIELRNRLKLELDQTRSTRQKIESKEFQVTSSGSVPIVSDGHISRLEGRCSESNPVKGGTGPCAVQASGSYQVDNCLGSQGVVQTFAKEKRNSIVNQHYLNSKNVSSNSKIPSAEKPNSKGSVKRGLLEGFESRNRKRQRVELVQIETYTEQMQQCADILNKLMSHRFGWVFNAPVNPVKLKIPDYFKIITEPMDLGTIKTKLEMRRYLSPIDFASDVRLTLANAMKYNPPTNDVHQMAVTLKKLFERNWSVVETRLAGEEVYKKITQGVQLIPTKKQLGKTKISEIENKSKVSSDVNCVPASTVPFEQKPKAEICRPPMSFIEKAKLSKDLEALSANMPERVYNFLKKHTGLTQCEDEVEVDIDSFNDNNLWELQILVSNCLRDRGQGAKFSQVSEPVKLHADSGAAVGSGCKSPKIAQQDGGARGEYVHVGGDDMQAINFPKVDSEEVTAASIKSSSSSSSSSSDSGSSSSDSDSESSSGSDLATDEVHYADAHPEESVDFTTGNKQMVQSDPETTGVKSAVSVLDEDSVYPKAAVSVIDAAQQEGESAPRWRQVSPDKLLRAAMLKSRFADTILKAQEKTLKQHNSGDPEKLRREKEELEKSQREEKARIQAESKAAEAEAAATAKQKREMEREAARLALQKMEKTVEIEENNQILKDLERLSYVPGDHIPSCGDEISTVSSVDGLVTFPLQGRNPLEQLGLFIKSDEEEETISDCAAGNGLVEEGEID; encoded by the exons ATGATTGATCCACCTTTTGTCAG GGATACCGTTATGAAGAAATCTCGCAAGGTACTGGTAAGGGGTTCTGGATTCAACATGCATAGAAATCAAAATTACCCTTGTGGGAAATTGGAAAGTTTTGTAGTGTCTGGCAGATTTGAATCTGAGATGGCTTCCGAAGATTCAAGTACTAATAAGAGGAAGTCTGTAAATTTAAGCTGTGCTGGTAATAAAACAGATGCACTTGGTATACCTGTACATGTCTTTCCAATCTCTCAGATGTCTAGGAGTGAAAAAATAGAGCTGCGGAATCGGTTGAAATTGGAACTTGACCAAACAAGATCCACCAGACAAAAGATTGAAAGCAAAGAATTTCAGGTTACTTCATCAGGCAGTGTTCCAATTGTAAGTGATGGCCACATTTCAAGGTTGGAAGGCAGATGCTCAGAAAGTAATCCTGTTAAAGGAGGCACTGGACCCTGTGCAGTTCAAGCCTCAGGATCATATCAAGTAGATAATTGTTTAGGAAGTCAGGGTGTTGTTCAAACTTttgcaaaagaaaagagaaattCCATAGTGAATCAACATTATCTTAATTCTAAAAATGTATCTTCTAATAGTAAGATTCCTTCAGCAGAGAAACCAAATTCTAAAGGAAGTGTTAAGCGAGGCCTTTTGGAAGGATTTGAATCGAGAAATAGAAAAAGACAGAGAGTGGAACTAGTTCAAATTGAAACCTACACTGAGCAGATGCAGCAGTGTGCTGATATTCTGAACAAGCTCATGTCACATAGGTTTGGTTGGGTTTTTAATGCGCCTGTTAATCCAGTTAAGTTGAAAATCCCAGACTACTTTAAGATTATTACTGAACCCATGGATTTGGGAACAATAAAGACTAAGCTAGAAATGAGGCGCTATTTGAGTCCAATTGACTTTGCATCTGATGTGAGGCTGACTTTGGCCAATGCAATGAAATACAATCCTCCTACTAATGATGTTCATCAGATGGCGGTTACATTGAAAAAACTATTTGAGAGAAATTGGAGTGTTGTTGAGACCAGGTTAGCTGGTGAAGAAGTTTATAAAAAAATAACCCAGGGTGTGCAGCTCATTCCAACCAAAAAACAACTGGGTAAAACCAAGATAtcagaaatagaaaataaatcaaaggTATCTTCTGATGTAAATTGTGTCCCTGCTTCGACCGTTCCATTTGAGCAGAAACCCAAGGCTGAAATATGCAGACCCCCAATGTCATTTATTGAGAAAGCAAAGCTTAGCAAGGATCTTGAAGCGTTATCTGCTAACATGCCTGAACGAGTGTATAACTTCTTAAAGAAGCATACAGGACTTACCCAGTGTGAAGATGAAGTTGAGGTGGATATTGATTCATTTAATGACAATAACTTATGGGAGCTTCAGATTCTTGTGAGCAATTGCCTGAGAGACAGAGGACAAGGTGCAAAATTTTCACAAGTTTCAGAGCCTGTCAAGTTG CATGCAGATTCTGGAGCTGCAGTGGGGTCTGGCTGCAAATCTCCAAAGATAGCTCAACAAG ATGGTGGTGCTCGCGGTGAATATGTTCATGTTGGTGGGGATGACATGCAAGCTATAAACTTCCCTAAGGTTGACAGTGAGGAGGTGACAGCTGCCAGCATCAAATCGAGCAGTTCCAGCAGCAGCTCAAGCAGCGATTCTGGATCTTCTTCTAGTG ATTCTGATTCAGAAAGCTCATCAGGAAGTGACTTAGCTACAGATGAAGTGCATTATGCAGATGCACATCCTGAG GAAAGTGTGGATTTCACTACTGGTAACAAGCAGATGGTCCAATCTGATCCTGAGACTACTGGTGTGAAAA GTGCTGTCAGTGTTTTGGATGAAGACAGTGTTTATCCAAAAGCTGCAGTTTCTGTTATAGATGCTGCCCAGCAAGAAG GGGAGAGCGCTCCACGTTGGAGACAGGTCTCCCCAGACAAACTACTCCGGGCTGCCATGTTGAAGAGTCGCTTTGCTGACACAATTTTAAAAGCTCAGGAGAAGACACTCAAACAG CATAACAGCGGAGATCCAGAGAAGCTACGACGCGAGAAGGAAGAATTAGAAAAATctcaaagagaag AAAAAGCAAGAATTCAAGCTGAATCTAAGGCCGCAGAAGCAGAGGCTGCAGCCACTGCAAaacaaaagagagagatggaaCGAGAGGCTGCTCGCTTAGCCTTGCAAAAA ATGGAAAAGACAGTggaaattgaagaaaataatcaaATTCTGAAGGATCTTGAAAGGCTGAGCTATGTTCCTGGTGACCACATTCCAAGCTGTGGAGATGAAATCAGTACTGTTAGTTCTGTAGATGGTTTGGTGACTTTTCCCTTACAGGGAAGAAATCCTTTAGAGCAGCTTGGTCTATTCATTAAATCAGATGAGGAAGAAGAAACTATTTCCGATTGTGCTGCTGGTAATGGTCTTGTGGAGGAAGGGGAGATCGACTAG